A single Saccharolobus shibatae B12 DNA region contains:
- the udg gene encoding type-4 uracil-DNA glycosylase: MDTLDLVAEEVRKCQKCRLWKYRKNAVPGEGNNKAEIMFVGEAPGENEDIEGKPFVGAAGKLLTRLINEVLGLSREDVFITNLVKCRPPNNRDPEEDEIIACSPYLHRQIELIRPRIIITLGRHSTSYLFQIMNIKMESIGKVRGKFYTWNGHEYRILVFPTYHPAAALYNPPIRKILEEDFRKVKEALSSKPISLDNFLYGSGNKGEKGNSDSSK, encoded by the coding sequence ATGGATACCTTGGATCTTGTTGCGGAAGAGGTAAGAAAATGTCAAAAGTGTAGATTATGGAAGTATAGGAAAAACGCTGTACCTGGAGAAGGTAATAATAAAGCTGAGATAATGTTCGTAGGAGAAGCCCCTGGCGAAAACGAGGATATTGAGGGTAAACCTTTTGTTGGGGCTGCTGGTAAACTGTTAACGAGGCTTATAAACGAGGTATTGGGTCTAAGTAGAGAGGACGTATTTATAACGAATTTAGTTAAATGTAGGCCTCCAAATAATAGGGATCCGGAGGAGGACGAAATAATTGCTTGTTCACCGTATTTACATAGACAAATTGAATTGATAAGACCTCGCATTATAATAACTTTAGGTAGGCATTCCACATCTTATCTATTCCAGATAATGAACATAAAAATGGAATCCATAGGGAAAGTTAGAGGAAAGTTTTATACTTGGAATGGACATGAATATAGGATTCTGGTATTCCCAACATATCATCCCGCTGCAGCTCTTTATAATCCACCCATTAGAAAAATACTAGAAGAAGATTTCAGAAAAGTTAAAGAAGCATTAAGTTCAAAACCTATTTCTTTAGATAATTTCTTGTATGGATCTGGGAATAAAGGGGAAAAAGGTAATAGTGACAGCAGCAAGTAA